One Chrysiogenia bacterium DNA window includes the following coding sequences:
- a CDS encoding bacterioferritin: protein MPDFDQKKVFETLNTILEMELAGVVRYNHYSFMIYGHARIPITKWLRELAQESMLHAQEAGELITTLGGHPSLGIGPLLETEKHDIDDILRESLEHETAALDAYELLLDLVTGKSVLLEEFSRKRIYEETLHIAEVDKMLRRPGDIEPAEGPTVR, encoded by the coding sequence ATGCCGGATTTCGACCAGAAGAAAGTCTTTGAAACCCTCAACACCATTCTTGAAATGGAGCTGGCCGGGGTGGTTCGTTACAACCACTACTCGTTCATGATTTACGGCCATGCCCGCATACCCATTACCAAGTGGCTGCGCGAACTGGCGCAGGAATCGATGCTCCATGCCCAGGAAGCCGGCGAGCTCATCACGACCCTGGGCGGCCACCCCTCGCTGGGAATCGGCCCGCTGCTCGAGACGGAGAAGCACGACATCGACGACATCCTGCGCGAGTCGCTTGAACACGAGACGGCCGCGCTCGATGCCTACGAGCTGCTTCTCGACCTGGTGACGGGCAAGTCGGTGCTGCTCGAGGAATTCTCGCGCAAGCGCATCTACGAAGAAACCCTGCACATTGCCGAAGTGGACAAGATGCTGCGCCGGCCCGGTGATATCGAACCTGCTGAGGGGCCCACCG
- a CDS encoding DUF2236 domain-containing protein, with protein MPLLYRYLSDWRSLFPGGSAGILQLMYPPLGTAVAKQSDFFENPFGRVYRSIPQIWATVLKPDGAARARHIRDLHRSIQGTDDTGRPYHALDPETYWWAHATFTWEVFESIRLFHRGGLDRVDVDCLYAETLTWYELYGVRYNELPPDYGAFCEHYERICGDKLEMTRAARCTLDMAISGQWRLPLTKSNFKDPLTRNAGRLVVIGAMPEIVRERFDLPWTDADQKWFERICRLGRWGFAMVLPRINRRMMSFTLRYVGSATRHERYLPPAKPSAAAVQEL; from the coding sequence ATGCCGCTGCTCTACCGGTATCTGAGCGACTGGCGCTCACTCTTCCCGGGTGGCAGCGCCGGGATTCTACAGCTCATGTATCCGCCGCTCGGGACCGCTGTCGCCAAGCAGTCGGATTTTTTCGAGAATCCATTCGGGCGGGTGTATCGCTCAATCCCCCAGATCTGGGCGACGGTGCTGAAGCCCGATGGAGCGGCCCGTGCCCGGCATATTCGCGATCTGCATCGCAGTATTCAAGGAACGGACGACACCGGGCGTCCCTACCATGCCCTCGACCCTGAGACCTACTGGTGGGCGCATGCGACTTTCACCTGGGAAGTATTCGAGTCCATTCGGCTGTTTCATCGCGGGGGACTCGATCGTGTGGACGTCGATTGTCTCTACGCGGAGACGCTGACGTGGTACGAACTTTATGGCGTGCGCTACAACGAGTTGCCACCCGATTATGGCGCCTTCTGTGAGCACTACGAACGAATCTGCGGGGACAAGCTGGAGATGACACGCGCAGCGCGTTGCACCCTGGACATGGCGATCTCAGGGCAGTGGCGCCTTCCGCTGACAAAGAGCAATTTCAAGGACCCATTGACGCGAAATGCCGGGCGTTTGGTAGTGATCGGCGCGATGCCGGAGATTGTGCGCGAACGCTTCGACCTGCCGTGGACGGACGCCGACCAGAAATGGTTTGAGCGGATTTGCCGGCTTGGGAGGTGGGGCTTTGCGATGGTTCTACCGCGCATCAACCGGCGGATGATGAGCTTCACCCTGCGCTACGTGGGCTCGGCCACCCGGCACGAGCGTTACCTGCCACCGGCAAAACCATCGGCTGCTGCAGTGCAGGAACTTTGA